A genomic segment from Bradyrhizobium sp. ISRA430 encodes:
- the nuoI gene encoding NADH-quinone oxidoreductase subunit NuoI produces MNVNATARSLLLSEFVSAFFLAMRYFFQPKPTINYPFEKNPISPRFRGEHALRRYPNGEERCIACKLCEAVCPAQAITIEAGPRRNDGTRRTVRYDIDMVKCIYCGLCQEACPVDAIVEGPNFEFATETREELYYDKAKLLANGDRWEREIAKAIELDAPYR; encoded by the coding sequence ATCAACGTCAACGCCACTGCACGCTCGCTTCTGCTGTCGGAATTCGTCTCGGCGTTCTTCCTCGCCATGCGCTACTTCTTCCAGCCGAAGCCGACCATCAACTATCCCTTCGAGAAGAACCCGATCTCGCCGCGTTTCCGCGGCGAGCACGCGCTGCGCCGCTATCCCAACGGCGAAGAGCGCTGCATCGCCTGCAAGCTGTGCGAGGCGGTGTGCCCCGCGCAGGCCATCACCATCGAGGCCGGCCCGCGCCGCAACGACGGCACCCGCCGCACCGTGCGCTACGACATCGACATGGTGAAGTGTATCTATTGTGGCCTCTGCCAGGAGGCCTGTCCGGTCGACGCCATCGTCGAGGGCCCGAACTTCGAGTTCGCGACCGAGACCCGCGAGGAGCTCTATTATGACAAGGCCAAGCTGCTCGCCAATGGCGACCGCTGGGAACGCGAGATCGCCAAGGCGATCGAGCTCGACGCGCCGTACCGGTGA
- a CDS encoding NADH-quinone oxidoreductase subunit J, with amino-acid sequence MILPALFFYLFAGVCVASAVMVIVSRNPVHSVLYLILAFVNASGLFVLMGAEFLAMILIVVYVGAVAVLFLFVIMMLDVDFIELREGFIEYLPVGLVIGGIFLFELLLTVGFWVINPGVAKTITAAIPTNVSNTEALGLVLYTKYIHYFQLAGMVLLVAMIGAIVLTLRHKASVKRQDINVQNARTPEMAMALRKVASGQGLSDTDAAEWVK; translated from the coding sequence ATGATCCTTCCCGCACTGTTCTTTTATCTGTTCGCCGGCGTCTGCGTCGCCTCGGCGGTGATGGTGATTGTCTCGCGCAATCCCGTGCACTCCGTGCTGTACCTGATCCTGGCCTTCGTCAACGCCTCGGGCCTGTTCGTGCTGATGGGCGCCGAGTTCCTGGCCATGATCCTGATCGTGGTCTATGTCGGCGCGGTCGCGGTGCTGTTCCTGTTCGTGATCATGATGCTCGACGTCGACTTCATCGAGCTGCGCGAGGGCTTCATCGAGTATTTGCCGGTCGGCCTCGTGATCGGTGGCATCTTTCTGTTCGAGCTGCTGCTCACCGTCGGCTTCTGGGTGATCAATCCTGGCGTCGCCAAGACGATCACCGCGGCGATCCCGACCAACGTCTCGAACACCGAGGCGCTGGGTCTCGTGCTCTATACGAAGTACATCCATTACTTCCAGCTCGCCGGCATGGTGCTGCTGGTCGCGATGATCGGCGCCATCGTGCTGACGCTGCGGCACAAGGCTTCCGTGAAGCGGCAGGACATCAACGTTCAGAACGCGCGCACGCCCGAGATGGCGATGGCGCTGCGCAAGGTGGCGTCGGGGCAGGGGCTGTCCGATACCGACGCGGCGGAGTGGGTGAAATGA
- the nuoK gene encoding NADH-quinone oxidoreductase subunit NuoK: MTIGLGHYLAVGAILFTLGILGIFLNRKNIIVILMSIELILLSVNINLVAFSTFLGDIVGQVFALLVLTVAAAEAAIGLAILVVYFRNRGSIAVEDVNLMKG, from the coding sequence ATGACGATCGGCCTCGGACATTACCTCGCGGTCGGCGCGATCCTGTTCACGCTCGGGATCCTCGGCATCTTCCTGAACCGCAAGAACATCATCGTCATCCTGATGTCGATCGAGCTGATCCTGCTCTCGGTCAACATCAACCTGGTGGCGTTCTCGACCTTCCTCGGCGACATCGTCGGCCAAGTCTTCGCGCTTCTGGTGCTGACGGTAGCGGCCGCTGAAGCCGCGATCGGTCTCGCCATCCTGGTGGTCTATTTCCGCAACCGCGGCTCGATCGCGGTTGAGGACGTCAATCTGATGAAGGGCTGA
- the nuoL gene encoding NADH-quinone oxidoreductase subunit L encodes MVQAIVFLPLLGAILAGLISLVGAHGRNPSGDTVEHHDDAHGNGANNGHVSAASIEEVGGVIHESHDEPGHHDHEPAAAGSRAAELITTGLLFVSAALSWFTLVDVGFLHHDARIQLLPWIFSGDLQVYWTLRVDTLTAVMLVVVNTVSSLVHLYSIGYMDEDPNRPRFFGYLSLFTFAMLMLVTADNLVQLFFGWEGVGLASYLLIGFWYQRPSANAAAIKAFVVNRVGDFGFALGIFAIFMLAGSTDFETIFHAAPGLTGKTINFLGWHADALTLTCLLLFMGAMGKSAQFLLHTWLPDAMEGPTPVSALIHAATMVTAGVFMVARLSPLFELAPDAQAVVMFFGATTAFFAATVGLVQNDIKRIVAYSTCSQLGYMFVAMGAGAYSVGMFHLFTHAFFKALLFLGSGSVIYAMHHEQDIRNMGGLWKKIPYTYAVMVVGTLALTGFPLTAGYFSKDAIIESAYASHNPFAVYGFLMTVIAAALTSFYSWRLVFKTFHGEPHDEHHYEAAHESPIWMLVPIGVLAVGSIVAGFPFKELFAGHGIEEFFRESVKMNPHIIEEMHHIPESIAFLPTVMMVLGFLVSYLFYIRRPYLPVELAKTQPMLYQFLLNKWYFDELYEVIFVRPAKWIGYQLWKKGDGFIIDGFGPDGVSARVLDVTRNVVKIQTGYLYHYAFAMLIGVAGLITWFMFGFGGQ; translated from the coding sequence ATGGTTCAGGCAATTGTCTTTCTGCCTCTGCTGGGCGCCATTCTGGCTGGCCTGATCTCGTTGGTCGGCGCGCATGGGCGCAACCCCAGCGGCGACACGGTCGAGCATCACGACGACGCGCATGGTAATGGCGCGAATAACGGTCATGTTTCCGCTGCCTCCATCGAGGAGGTGGGAGGCGTTATTCACGAAAGCCATGACGAGCCGGGCCATCACGACCACGAGCCCGCGGCGGCAGGCTCGCGCGCGGCCGAGCTGATCACGACGGGGCTCCTGTTCGTGTCGGCGGCGCTGTCCTGGTTCACGCTGGTCGACGTCGGCTTCCTGCACCACGACGCGCGGATCCAGCTTCTGCCGTGGATCTTCTCCGGCGACCTCCAGGTCTACTGGACGCTGCGCGTCGACACGCTCACGGCCGTGATGCTGGTCGTGGTCAACACGGTGTCCTCGCTCGTGCACCTCTATTCCATCGGCTACATGGACGAGGACCCGAACCGGCCGCGCTTCTTCGGCTATCTCTCGCTGTTCACCTTCGCCATGCTGATGCTGGTGACGGCCGACAACCTCGTGCAGCTCTTCTTCGGCTGGGAAGGCGTGGGTCTGGCGAGCTACCTCCTGATCGGCTTCTGGTACCAGAGGCCGTCGGCGAACGCGGCGGCGATCAAGGCCTTCGTGGTCAACCGCGTCGGCGATTTCGGCTTCGCGCTCGGCATCTTCGCGATCTTCATGCTGGCCGGCTCGACCGATTTCGAGACGATCTTCCATGCCGCGCCCGGCCTCACGGGCAAGACCATCAACTTCCTCGGCTGGCACGCCGACGCGCTGACCTTGACCTGCCTGTTGCTGTTCATGGGCGCGATGGGCAAGTCGGCGCAGTTCCTGCTGCACACCTGGTTGCCGGATGCGATGGAAGGCCCGACCCCGGTCTCGGCGCTGATCCATGCCGCAACCATGGTCACCGCCGGCGTGTTCATGGTGGCGCGCCTGTCGCCGCTGTTCGAGCTCGCGCCGGACGCGCAGGCCGTCGTGATGTTCTTCGGCGCGACGACGGCGTTCTTCGCCGCGACCGTCGGCCTCGTCCAGAACGACATCAAGCGGATCGTCGCCTATTCGACCTGCTCCCAGCTCGGCTACATGTTCGTGGCGATGGGTGCAGGGGCCTATTCGGTCGGCATGTTCCACCTGTTCACCCACGCCTTCTTCAAGGCGCTGCTGTTCTTGGGCTCCGGCTCGGTGATCTATGCGATGCACCACGAGCAGGACATCCGCAACATGGGCGGCCTGTGGAAGAAGATCCCCTACACCTATGCAGTGATGGTGGTCGGCACCCTGGCGCTGACCGGCTTCCCGCTCACCGCCGGCTACTTCTCCAAGGACGCGATCATCGAGTCCGCCTACGCCTCGCACAATCCGTTCGCGGTGTACGGCTTCCTGATGACGGTCATCGCGGCAGCCCTGACCTCGTTCTACTCCTGGCGCCTCGTCTTCAAGACGTTCCACGGTGAGCCGCATGACGAGCATCACTACGAGGCGGCTCATGAGAGCCCGATCTGGATGCTGGTTCCGATCGGTGTGCTCGCCGTCGGCTCGATCGTCGCGGGCTTCCCGTTCAAGGAGCTGTTCGCCGGCCACGGCATCGAGGAGTTCTTCCGCGAGTCCGTGAAGATGAACCCGCATATCATCGAGGAGATGCACCACATCCCCGAGAGCATCGCCTTCCTGCCGACGGTGATGATGGTGCTGGGCTTCCTGGTGTCGTACCTGTTCTACATCCGCCGGCCATATCTGCCGGTCGAACTGGCGAAGACCCAGCCGATGCTGTACCAGTTCCTGCTCAACAAATGGTACTTCGACGAGCTCTACGAGGTCATCTTCGTCCGGCCGGCGAAGTGGATCGGCTACCAGCTCTGGAAGAAGGGCGATGGCTTCATCATCGACGGCTTCGGCCCCGACGGCGTCTCGGCGCGCGTGCTGGACGTCACCCGCAACGTCGTGAAGATCCAGACCGGCTATCTCTATCACTACGCATTCGCAATGCTGATCGGCGTCGCCGGCCTGATCACCTGGTTCATGTTCGGCTTTGGAGGCCAGTAA
- a CDS encoding NADH-quinone oxidoreductase subunit M, translating to MTTWPILSVTTFLPLVGTLIVYLSRGDDEAAQRNSRWIALWTTLITFAVSLILVARFDPSTADFQFVEKANWLATGITYHMGVDGISLPFVILTTALMPFCIIASWKVTSRVREYMMAFLILETLMVGTFAALDLVLFYLFFEGGLIPMFLIIGVWGGPRRVYASFKFFLYTLLGSVLMLLAIMALYWNGNTTDIPTLMHTAVPRSLQTWAWLAFFASFAVKMPMWPVHTWLPDAHVEAPTAGSVILAAILLKMGGYGFLRFSLPMFPLASHDFAPLIFALSTIAIIYTSLVAMMQEDMKKLIAYSSVAHMGFVTMGIFAGTLQGVAGGVFQMVSHGIVSGALFLCVGIVYDRMHTREIAAYGGLVNRMPLYAMTFMVFTMANVGLPGTSGFVGEFMTLLGTFKTSIPSAFFATTGVILSACYALWLYRKVVFGSLVKPSLMTIKDLTFRECLTLFPLIALTILFGVYPKPVLDMSAASVQQLVNNYNTAVTAVKAAALLQ from the coding sequence ATGACAACCTGGCCCATCCTTTCCGTCACCACCTTCCTGCCGCTGGTCGGGACGCTGATCGTCTATCTCAGCCGCGGCGACGACGAGGCGGCGCAGCGCAACTCGCGCTGGATCGCGCTGTGGACCACGCTGATCACCTTCGCGGTGTCGCTTATCCTGGTGGCGCGCTTCGATCCCTCGACCGCCGACTTCCAGTTCGTCGAGAAGGCGAACTGGCTCGCCACCGGCATCACCTATCACATGGGCGTGGACGGCATCTCGCTGCCCTTCGTGATCCTGACCACCGCCTTGATGCCCTTCTGCATCATCGCGAGCTGGAAGGTCACGAGCCGGGTCCGCGAATACATGATGGCGTTCCTGATCCTGGAAACGCTGATGGTCGGCACCTTCGCGGCGCTCGACCTCGTGCTGTTCTACCTGTTCTTCGAGGGCGGCCTGATCCCGATGTTCCTGATCATCGGCGTCTGGGGCGGCCCGCGCCGGGTTTATGCGTCCTTCAAGTTCTTCCTCTACACGCTGCTCGGCTCGGTGCTGATGCTGCTCGCCATCATGGCGCTGTACTGGAACGGCAACACCACCGACATTCCGACCCTGATGCACACGGCCGTGCCGCGCAGCTTGCAGACCTGGGCGTGGCTCGCCTTCTTCGCCTCCTTCGCGGTGAAGATGCCGATGTGGCCGGTGCACACCTGGCTGCCCGACGCGCACGTCGAAGCGCCGACCGCCGGCTCGGTGATCCTGGCGGCGATCCTTCTGAAGATGGGCGGCTACGGCTTCCTGCGCTTCTCGCTGCCGATGTTCCCGCTGGCCTCGCACGACTTTGCGCCGCTGATCTTCGCGCTCTCGACCATCGCCATCATCTACACCTCGCTGGTTGCGATGATGCAGGAGGACATGAAGAAGCTGATCGCGTACTCTTCGGTCGCGCATATGGGCTTCGTCACCATGGGCATCTTCGCCGGCACCCTGCAGGGCGTCGCCGGCGGCGTGTTCCAGATGGTCTCGCACGGCATCGTCTCCGGCGCGCTGTTCCTTTGCGTCGGCATCGTCTACGACCGCATGCACACCCGCGAGATCGCGGCCTATGGCGGCCTCGTCAACCGGATGCCGCTCTACGCCATGACCTTTATGGTCTTCACCATGGCTAATGTCGGTCTGCCCGGCACCTCAGGCTTCGTCGGCGAGTTCATGACGCTGCTCGGCACCTTCAAGACCTCGATCCCGAGCGCGTTCTTCGCCACGACCGGCGTCATCCTGTCGGCGTGCTATGCGCTCTGGCTGTACCGCAAGGTCGTGTTCGGATCCTTGGTGAAGCCATCGCTGATGACCATCAAGGACCTCACCTTCCGGGAGTGCCTGACGCTGTTCCCGCTGATCGCGCTGACGATCCTGTTCGGCGTCTATCCGAAGCCGGTGCTCGACATGTCGGCCGCCTCGGTCCAGCAACTCGTCAACAATTACAACACCGCGGTGACGGCCGTGAAGGCCGCCGCACTGCTCCAGTGA
- the nuoN gene encoding NADH-quinone oxidoreductase subunit NuoN, whose protein sequence is MSFETAGYQLAPVVPELVLAVGSMALLMLGAYRGQGTTRAINVLAVLLLIVVGVLEYLQPAGKHVTFGGSFIVDDFARFMKILALIGSAVTLILSTEFLYDPSRRIFEYSILVLLSTLGMMVLISAGDLISLYLGLELMSLALYVVATSNRDNAKSNEAGLKYFVLGALSSGMLLYGASLIYGFTGTVSFTGIATAATSANVGLVFGLVFLLAGLCFKISVVPFHMWTPDVYEGAPTPVTAFFASAPKVAALAVFTRATLTAFPGIVPQWQQILVFVAIASMALGAFAAIGQSNIKRLMAYSSIGHMGFALVGLASGTVEGAQGVLMYIVIYVTMTLGAFSVILAMKRNGQAVEQISDFAGLSRTNPLLAFFFAMLLFSLAGVPPLAGFFAKWYVFVAAIKANLFTLAVIGVLTSVVGAYYYLAIVKTMYFDEPAGQVDPVRVEVRTVLAVAGLFNILFALFAGPVVSVASAAAKSLF, encoded by the coding sequence ATGAGCTTTGAGACTGCAGGATATCAACTGGCGCCGGTCGTGCCCGAGCTCGTGCTCGCGGTCGGCAGCATGGCGCTCTTGATGCTGGGCGCTTATCGCGGCCAGGGGACGACCAGGGCGATCAACGTGCTTGCGGTCCTGCTCCTGATCGTGGTCGGCGTGCTCGAATATTTGCAGCCGGCAGGCAAGCACGTGACCTTCGGCGGCAGCTTCATCGTCGATGATTTCGCGCGCTTCATGAAGATCCTGGCGCTTATCGGCTCGGCTGTGACGCTGATCCTGTCGACGGAGTTCCTGTATGACCCGTCGCGCCGCATCTTCGAATATTCGATCCTGGTGCTGCTCTCGACCCTCGGCATGATGGTGCTGATCTCGGCCGGCGACCTGATCTCGCTCTATCTCGGCCTCGAGCTGATGTCGCTCGCGCTCTATGTCGTTGCGACCTCGAACCGGGACAATGCCAAGTCGAACGAGGCAGGCCTGAAGTATTTCGTGCTGGGCGCGCTGTCCTCGGGCATGCTGCTGTACGGCGCTTCGCTGATCTACGGCTTCACCGGCACGGTCAGCTTCACCGGCATCGCTACCGCCGCGACATCAGCGAATGTCGGCCTGGTGTTCGGCCTCGTCTTCCTGCTTGCCGGCCTCTGTTTCAAGATCTCGGTGGTGCCGTTCCACATGTGGACGCCCGACGTCTATGAGGGCGCGCCGACGCCGGTCACGGCCTTCTTCGCCTCTGCGCCGAAGGTTGCCGCACTCGCCGTCTTCACCCGCGCGACGCTGACCGCATTCCCCGGCATCGTGCCGCAGTGGCAGCAGATCCTGGTATTCGTGGCGATCGCCTCGATGGCGCTCGGCGCCTTCGCAGCGATCGGCCAGAGCAACATCAAGCGCCTGATGGCCTATTCCTCGATCGGCCATATGGGCTTTGCCCTGGTCGGGCTTGCCTCCGGCACCGTCGAGGGTGCGCAGGGCGTGCTGATGTACATCGTGATCTATGTGACCATGACGCTCGGCGCGTTCTCGGTCATCCTTGCCATGAAGCGCAACGGCCAGGCGGTCGAGCAGATCAGCGATTTCGCCGGCCTGTCGCGGACCAATCCGCTGCTTGCCTTCTTCTTCGCGATGCTGCTGTTCTCGCTCGCCGGCGTTCCGCCGCTCGCCGGCTTCTTCGCCAAGTGGTACGTCTTCGTCGCTGCGATCAAGGCCAACCTGTTCACGCTCGCGGTCATCGGCGTGCTGACCAGCGTGGTGGGCGCCTACTACTATCTCGCCATCGTCAAGACGATGTATTTCGACGAACCGGCCGGCCAGGTCGATCCGGTGCGCGTCGAGGTGCGGACGGTTCTGGCGGTCGCGGGCCTGTTCAACATCCTGTTTGCGCTGTTCGCGGGCCCGGTGGTGAGCGTGGCCTCCGCAGCGGCAAAGTCGCTGTTCTAG